A portion of the Bacteroides faecium genome contains these proteins:
- the lepB gene encoding signal peptidase I gives MRQATRAQWIKCAIAILLYLVFLLWVRSWWGLIVVPFIFDIYITKKIPWSFWKKSKNPAVRSVMSWIDAIVFALVAVYFVNIYIFQNYQIPSSSLEKSLLVGDFLYVSKMSYGPRVPNTPLSMPLAQHTLPLVNTKSYIEWPQWKYKRVPGFGKVKLNDIVVFNFPAGDTVAVNYQQTTDFYTLAYGIGKQKYPKHIEMDSLTRQQQQAVYDLYYNAGRKQILSDKRTYGDVLWRPVDRRENYVKRCVGLPGDTLQIVDGQVMIDGKAIENPENLQFNYFVQTTGPYISEDMFRELGISKADQTLYDDSAWEEVFTQIGLSNRNAQGKMTPVYHLPLTKKMYDTLSNNKKLISKIVMEPEDFTEGPMYPANLYTKWDRNNYGPIWIPAKGATITLTEDNLPIYERCIVAYEGNKLEIKPDGIYINGEKTDQYTFKMDYYWMMGDNRHNSADSRYWGFVPEDHVVGKPIVVWLSLDKDRGWFDGKIRWNRLFKWVD, from the coding sequence ATGAGACAAGCCACACGCGCACAATGGATTAAATGCGCCATTGCTATCCTACTTTATCTCGTCTTCCTGCTTTGGGTACGAAGCTGGTGGGGATTGATTGTTGTTCCCTTTATTTTCGATATTTATATTACCAAGAAAATACCCTGGTCTTTTTGGAAGAAGTCGAAAAATCCGGCGGTACGCAGCGTTATGAGCTGGATAGATGCCATCGTCTTTGCGTTGGTAGCCGTCTACTTCGTCAATATCTACATCTTCCAGAATTATCAGATTCCTTCTTCTTCTTTGGAAAAGTCATTGCTGGTAGGCGACTTCCTGTATGTGAGCAAGATGAGTTACGGACCACGTGTACCGAACACTCCGCTTTCCATGCCGTTGGCACAACATACACTGCCGCTCGTCAACACCAAATCGTACATCGAGTGGCCGCAATGGAAATACAAACGGGTTCCGGGATTCGGCAAGGTGAAGCTGAATGACATTGTTGTGTTCAACTTCCCGGCAGGCGATACGGTAGCTGTCAATTATCAGCAGACTACGGATTTCTATACACTGGCTTACGGCATAGGTAAACAAAAATATCCCAAACATATAGAAATGGATAGTCTGACACGCCAACAGCAACAGGCTGTCTATGATTTATATTATAATGCCGGACGTAAACAAATCCTTTCAGACAAACGTACTTATGGAGACGTTCTTTGGCGTCCTGTGGACCGTCGTGAGAATTACGTAAAACGCTGTGTCGGTTTACCGGGAGATACTCTCCAGATTGTAGACGGACAAGTAATGATTGATGGAAAAGCCATCGAAAATCCGGAAAACCTGCAATTTAACTATTTCGTTCAGACTACAGGACCATACATTTCCGAAGATATGTTCCGCGAGCTAGGTATCAGCAAAGCCGATCAAACTTTATATGATGATTCCGCATGGGAAGAAGTTTTCACTCAGATAGGGTTGAGCAACCGGAATGCACAAGGCAAAATGACTCCAGTCTATCATTTGCCACTTACAAAGAAAATGTATGATACCCTCTCGAACAATAAAAAACTGATTAGCAAGATTGTCATGGAACCGGAAGATTTCACAGAAGGTCCGATGTATCCTGCTAATTTGTACACCAAGTGGGATCGCAACAACTACGGTCCTATCTGGATTCCCGCTAAGGGAGCCACCATTACGCTGACAGAGGATAATCTTCCTATCTACGAACGTTGCATCGTAGCTTACGAAGGCAACAAACTGGAAATCAAGCCGGACGGCATCTATATCAATGGTGAAAAGACCGACCAGTATACCTTTAAGATGGATTATTACTGGATGATGGGTGACAACCGCCACAACTCTGCCGACTCCCGTTACTGGGGCTTTGTTCCCGAAGATCACGTAGTAGGCAAACCTATTGTTGTATGGCTATCACTTGACAAAGACCGCGGATGGTTTGACGGCAAGATTCGCTGGAACCGCCTGTTCAAGTGGGTAGACTAA
- the dapB gene encoding 4-hydroxy-tetrahydrodipicolinate reductase produces the protein MKIALIGYGKMGKEIEKVARSRGHEIVCIIDVNNQDDFESEAFKSADVAIEFTNPMVAYSNYIKAFKAGVKLVSGSTGWMDEHGEEIKRLCTEGGKTLFWSSNFSLGVTIFSALNKYLAKIMNQFPGYDVTMSETHHIHKLDAPSGTAITLAEGILQNIDRKDKWVKGTFAAPDGTVSGTNDCAADELPIASIREGEVFGLHSVRYESDVDSITITHDAKSRGGFVLGAVLAAEYTAQHEGYLGMSDLFPFLND, from the coding sequence ATGAAAATAGCACTAATCGGTTACGGAAAAATGGGCAAGGAGATAGAAAAGGTTGCCCGTAGTCGCGGACATGAAATCGTCTGCATCATTGATGTCAATAATCAGGATGACTTCGAATCGGAAGCGTTCAAATCTGCCGATGTAGCCATAGAATTTACCAATCCGATGGTAGCTTACAGTAATTATATAAAGGCTTTCAAGGCCGGAGTGAAACTGGTATCAGGCAGCACCGGATGGATGGACGAGCATGGCGAAGAAATCAAGAGACTCTGTACGGAAGGCGGAAAAACACTTTTCTGGTCGTCTAATTTCAGCTTGGGAGTAACCATTTTCTCTGCACTGAACAAGTATCTGGCAAAGATTATGAACCAATTCCCCGGTTATGACGTCACCATGAGCGAGACACATCATATCCACAAGCTGGATGCTCCCAGCGGAACAGCCATCACACTGGCTGAAGGCATTTTACAGAATATAGACCGCAAAGACAAATGGGTGAAAGGAACATTTGCAGCACCGGACGGCACCGTCAGCGGAACCAACGATTGTGCCGCCGACGAACTTCCTATCGCTTCCATCCGAGAAGGAGAAGTTTTCGGTCTTCACTCCGTACGCTATGAGTCTGATGTAGACAGCATAACTATCACGCATGATGCCAAGAGCCGTGGCGGATTTGTATTGGGAGCCGTATTGGCTGCCGAATATACAGCCCAGCACGAAGGCTACCTGGGTATGAGTGATTTATTCCCATTCCTGAACGACTAA